One window of Gilliamella sp. B3022 genomic DNA carries:
- a CDS encoding nuclear transport factor 2 family protein has protein sequence MSIVKNGIIALSLLFISSATIAIDKPSRDIVQEEKNRTLVINFYNDFFNKHQTNGAMNLLPEDYKQHNPYVPDGRAPFIAYFSSFFNEHPQSSARIIRTAVDGDLVWLHVHIKEDEKDPGKAELDIFRVKDGKIVEHWDVIQNIPSTAANSNTMF, from the coding sequence ATGAGTATAGTAAAAAACGGTATTATCGCATTATCATTATTATTTATATCAAGCGCTACAATAGCCATTGACAAACCAAGTCGTGATATTGTCCAAGAAGAAAAAAACAGAACATTGGTCATTAATTTTTATAATGATTTTTTTAATAAACATCAAACTAACGGAGCGATGAATCTTCTTCCTGAAGATTATAAACAGCACAATCCTTATGTTCCAGATGGTCGAGCCCCATTTATTGCTTACTTTTCCTCATTTTTTAACGAACATCCGCAATCGAGTGCACGCATTATTCGTACAGCTGTTGATGGAGATCTTGTTTGGCTTCATGTTCATATCAAAGAAGATGAAAAAGATCCTGGCAAAGCTGAACTTGATATATTTCGCGTCAAAGACGGTAAAATTGTTGAACATTGGGATGTAATTCAAAATATTCCTTCAACTGCTGCAAATTCTAATACCATGTTTTAA
- a CDS encoding enterotoxin, whose translation MKNWITVGVLSALCLPVYCAWAKDYQLSGENTIIKISESDVKKSITSLDFINVKNSHQIKVDTLFEITLSSGEKLTDKDFQLEQFYQKDNNMTLMYTGHDIDVQTILSLNDKHHFASFELQITPKSKPLSMTAVSLMPFHSQSPFVYGSVVSSPIISDTFFIIPENPLTHTIAYEGGVLQKIPQAIPLQINHTLSYKTYIGTFEMGQLRRHVNQFINAVRQRPYAPYLHYNSWLDIGFFNPYTEKEALLRINQYGQELVEKRHVKLDGYLFDDGWDNLKGNWGFSINFPNEFKKLKSASEKYHAALGIWLSPWGGYNKPRDTRVKNASEFGYETMDGKLALSGPNYYANFHKRILDLINQQNINMFKLDGTGNADKVIAGSQFTSDFDAAIDLIQDMRRANHNLYVNLTTGTQATPSWLFYADSIWRGGDDVNYYGPGTKVQQWLTYRDAETYRSIIMKGPLFPLNSLMLHGIVYAKQAKHLQHESDTDFADQVWSYFATGTQLQEMYITPELLSTTNWDTLAQAANWARNHQHILFDTHWIGQDPTKLAVYGWASWTKDKSIVTLRNPSDKPQVYYLDLRNDLELPANAVQDFQITIDYASQFHADKPATIEKNAMITLAPFETVIMSLTPQ comes from the coding sequence ATGAAAAATTGGATAACAGTCGGGGTATTATCGGCTCTGTGTTTGCCTGTCTATTGTGCTTGGGCTAAGGACTATCAATTATCCGGAGAAAATACTATCATCAAGATTTCGGAGAGTGACGTTAAAAAAAGTATTACTTCTTTAGATTTTATTAATGTTAAAAATAGTCATCAAATCAAAGTTGATACTTTATTTGAAATTACATTAAGTTCGGGTGAAAAACTGACTGATAAAGATTTTCAATTAGAACAATTTTATCAGAAAGATAATAACATGACATTAATGTACACTGGTCATGATATTGATGTTCAAACAATATTATCTTTAAATGATAAGCATCATTTTGCGAGTTTTGAACTGCAAATCACCCCTAAAAGCAAACCGCTTTCAATGACGGCTGTTTCATTAATGCCGTTCCACTCACAGTCGCCTTTTGTTTATGGTTCTGTAGTGAGTTCACCAATAATAAGTGACACTTTTTTTATTATTCCTGAAAATCCACTTACCCATACCATTGCTTACGAGGGAGGTGTATTGCAAAAAATTCCTCAGGCAATTCCTTTACAAATAAATCATACTTTAAGTTACAAAACGTATATTGGTACTTTTGAAATGGGTCAGCTAAGACGTCATGTTAACCAATTTATTAATGCTGTACGCCAGCGGCCTTATGCACCTTATTTGCACTATAATTCTTGGCTTGATATTGGTTTTTTTAATCCTTATACCGAAAAAGAAGCATTATTACGTATCAATCAGTATGGACAAGAATTGGTAGAAAAACGACATGTCAAACTTGATGGTTATTTATTTGATGATGGATGGGATAACTTAAAAGGTAATTGGGGGTTTAGTATCAATTTTCCTAACGAGTTTAAAAAACTAAAAAGTGCTTCTGAAAAATATCATGCTGCACTTGGTATTTGGTTATCACCCTGGGGAGGGTATAACAAACCTAGAGATACTCGTGTTAAAAATGCATCTGAGTTTGGTTATGAAACCATGGATGGAAAATTGGCACTATCCGGTCCTAACTATTATGCTAATTTTCATAAACGCATTCTTGACTTAATTAATCAACAAAATATCAATATGTTCAAACTTGATGGCACCGGTAATGCTGATAAAGTTATTGCAGGAAGTCAATTTACCAGCGATTTCGATGCTGCGATTGATCTAATTCAAGATATGCGTCGAGCTAATCATAATTTATATGTCAATTTAACAACCGGTACACAAGCCACACCATCTTGGCTGTTTTATGCTGATTCAATATGGCGAGGAGGCGATGATGTGAACTATTATGGTCCAGGTACAAAAGTTCAACAATGGTTGACGTATCGTGATGCAGAAACTTATCGTTCAATTATTATGAAGGGTCCTTTATTTCCATTAAATTCATTAATGTTACATGGCATTGTCTATGCAAAACAGGCTAAACATCTACAACACGAAAGCGATACGGATTTTGCTGATCAAGTATGGAGTTATTTCGCAACCGGTACCCAATTGCAAGAAATGTATATTACTCCTGAATTACTTTCTACCACAAATTGGGATACTTTGGCTCAAGCGGCAAATTGGGCGAGGAATCATCAACATATATTATTTGATACGCATTGGATAGGACAAGATCCTACTAAACTGGCTGTTTATGGCTGGGCTAGCTGGACTAAGGATAAATCAATTGTTACCTTACGCAATCCCTCTGATAAACCGCAAGTTTACTACCTTGATTTACGAAATGATTTAGAACTGCCTGCCAATGCCGTTCAAGATTTTCAAATCACGATTGATTATGCAAGCCAATTTCATGCAGATAAACCTGCCACAATTGAAAAAAACGCAATGATCACTTTAGCACCATTTGAAACCGTTATTATGTCTTTAACACCTCAGTGA
- a CDS encoding endonuclease/exonuclease/phosphatase family protein: protein MKKNFLIVTFMGLFSFCFNVYADEDLVKTQFQSSPNKIYAEGEQPQITVANYNIAGGLRKHKVDLDLVANAIKAMNADIVTLEEVDQKTSRSNGVDQAKVLAEKTGMHYVYGKATEMKGGNYGNAILSKYPIEKNKVFLLPSGSYEQRSLMLSKINVPGFDSPVYIFNSHFDWHEEEEVRMSQARFINSIVFDDLDLDNEFPNLASGIMILLGDFNSVESDKVIKELGKYWNRVKKEGVDTRTWPAGNPGLDLDHIFTSRNQIWHVDQLIIPNDGNEWKGIKWPLVSDHIPVIAKLKLLEQ, encoded by the coding sequence GTGAAAAAAAATTTTTTGATAGTTACTTTTATGGGGTTGTTTTCATTCTGTTTTAATGTTTATGCCGATGAAGATCTGGTGAAAACACAATTTCAAAGTTCGCCTAATAAAATTTATGCAGAAGGTGAACAACCTCAAATAACCGTTGCCAATTACAATATTGCAGGTGGACTAAGAAAGCACAAAGTTGATCTGGATTTAGTCGCTAATGCCATTAAAGCCATGAATGCTGATATTGTCACACTTGAAGAAGTTGATCAAAAAACCTCTCGTAGTAATGGAGTAGATCAGGCAAAAGTTTTAGCTGAAAAAACCGGAATGCATTATGTTTATGGAAAAGCAACGGAAATGAAAGGAGGAAATTACGGTAATGCGATTTTGTCAAAATATCCTATCGAAAAAAATAAAGTTTTTTTGTTGCCATCCGGTTCTTATGAGCAAAGGTCTCTTATGCTTAGCAAAATTAATGTACCGGGCTTTGATTCACCTGTTTATATCTTCAATAGCCATTTTGATTGGCATGAAGAAGAAGAAGTGAGAATGTCACAAGCTCGATTTATTAATAGTATCGTTTTTGATGATCTTGATTTAGACAATGAATTCCCTAATCTAGCTAGTGGCATTATGATCTTGCTAGGAGATTTTAATTCTGTTGAAAGTGACAAGGTTATTAAAGAATTGGGTAAATATTGGAATCGAGTTAAAAAAGAGGGTGTTGATACTCGCACTTGGCCAGCGGGTAATCCTGGATTAGATCTGGATCACATCTTTACCAGTCGTAATCAAATATGGCATGTAGATCAATTGATCATCCCTAATGATGGTAATGAGTGGAAGGGCATCAAATGGCCATTAGTCAGTGACCATATCCCCGTGATAGCTAAGTTAAAATTATTAGAACAATGA
- a CDS encoding endonuclease/exonuclease/phosphatase family protein — protein sequence MINIKLKFAAIIGAIILSSSAAFASIEEAKELKIISYNVYNGMKLDESKGKQKFIDWVKMQNADIIAWQEMNFFTREKLEKFAASYGHNYAVLLKESPNDPAVFPVAITSKYPIVNVNKVVDNLWHGALYADVGNYHFVITHMNPFWTSKRIDEINLIIDSIKYSSDPKGNWIIAGDLNSFSPADKIEYDNSHLLEDIKEKQKKRPILDNLVNGQLSYTVQQNLLDAGFIDALKLKNKSFISTAPTKVFYDQASTPLRYDYIYVSEKLKNNVIDVNVLKDEFTDTYSDHYPVQMTIFNK from the coding sequence ATGATTAACATTAAATTGAAATTCGCGGCTATTATCGGTGCTATTATTCTGAGTTCTTCGGCAGCTTTCGCATCAATTGAAGAAGCAAAAGAATTAAAAATCATTAGCTATAATGTCTATAATGGCATGAAATTGGATGAGTCAAAAGGGAAACAAAAATTCATTGATTGGGTCAAAATGCAAAATGCCGATATTATTGCTTGGCAAGAGATGAATTTTTTTACTCGTGAAAAATTGGAAAAATTTGCAGCGAGTTATGGACACAATTACGCCGTACTATTAAAAGAATCACCTAATGATCCTGCTGTCTTCCCTGTAGCGATCACTTCAAAATACCCAATTGTTAACGTCAATAAAGTTGTTGATAATCTATGGCATGGTGCTTTGTATGCGGATGTGGGTAACTATCATTTTGTCATAACGCATATGAATCCATTTTGGACTTCAAAAAGAATAGATGAAATCAATTTAATTATTGATTCAATCAAATACAGTTCCGATCCTAAAGGAAACTGGATTATTGCTGGCGATTTAAATTCGTTTTCACCGGCAGACAAAATTGAATATGACAACAGTCATTTATTGGAAGATATCAAAGAGAAACAAAAGAAACGTCCAATTTTAGATAATCTTGTTAATGGTCAATTAAGTTACACTGTGCAACAAAATCTACTTGATGCGGGTTTTATTGATGCTTTAAAATTGAAAAACAAATCATTCATTTCAACTGCGCCAACTAAAGTATTTTATGATCAGGCATCAACACCATTGCGCTATGATTATATTTATGTATCTGAGAAACTTAAAAATAATGTCATTGATGTGAACGTTTTGAAAGATGAATTTACTGATACTTATTCCGATCATTATCCAGTACAAATGACAATTTTTAATAAATAA
- a CDS encoding MetQ/NlpA family ABC transporter substrate-binding protein, giving the protein MRIPFNLVISMMIGFFLFGCEQKSITEQTNNIDKKEIAVGLPPSMHNILMERVVKPELEQKGYVVKLVNFSSLRDSNTALVEGSIDMNAAQHQAYLDVYNQETNNNLVSLVHIPSISAALFSQLHDSINEIAQNQIIAIPNDPSNTARALLLLQKLNWITLKPDTKFGTATINDIAENKYDLRFKLLLSEIIPRTLGEVDYAIMPGGVAWLSKIPAENVLFQEQLSPNLELMVVVKKDNVNAIWAKDVKALYQSEILKRFINEDPDAKGRFIWPQQ; this is encoded by the coding sequence ATGCGAATACCGTTTAATTTGGTCATTTCAATGATGATTGGTTTCTTTTTATTTGGTTGTGAGCAAAAATCAATTACTGAGCAAACCAATAATATTGACAAAAAAGAAATTGCAGTGGGTTTACCGCCGAGTATGCACAATATTTTGATGGAGCGAGTAGTGAAACCAGAGCTCGAACAGAAAGGCTACGTGGTTAAACTGGTTAATTTCAGTTCTTTAAGAGATTCAAATACGGCTTTAGTTGAGGGAAGTATTGATATGAATGCGGCTCAGCATCAAGCGTATTTAGATGTTTATAATCAAGAAACAAATAACAATTTAGTATCATTAGTGCATATTCCATCCATTTCAGCTGCACTGTTTTCACAATTGCATGATTCAATTAATGAGATTGCACAAAATCAAATCATTGCAATCCCTAATGATCCCTCCAATACAGCGAGAGCGCTATTATTATTGCAAAAGTTAAATTGGATCACACTTAAACCTGACACAAAATTTGGTACAGCAACGATTAATGATATCGCTGAAAATAAGTATGATTTGAGATTTAAATTATTATTATCCGAAATCATACCGAGAACCTTAGGTGAAGTGGATTATGCCATTATGCCTGGTGGTGTAGCATGGTTAAGTAAGATACCCGCTGAGAATGTTTTATTTCAAGAACAGTTATCCCCTAATTTGGAATTAATGGTAGTTGTAAAAAAAGACAATGTAAACGCGATATGGGCTAAAGATGTTAAAGCGCTTTATCAATCAGAGATTTTAAAAAGATTTATCAATGAAGATCCTGATGCTAAAGGTCGATTCATTTGGCCTCAGCAGTAG
- a CDS encoding aldo/keto reductase translates to MDYIKLGTSNIEVSRFCLGCMSFGDPASQMHAWTLNPDQSESIIKHALDLGINFIDTANTYSAGTSEEYVGRAIKKNIARDKVVIATKVYFNEGHLSKKAIETEIDGSLKRLGTDYVDLYIIHRFDYSTLIDETMETLHNLVKVGKVRALGASAMYGYQFHNMQLVAKQNHWTQFVSMQNHYNLLYREDERELIPVCKQFNVSLTPYSPLAAGRLSRLEWQTDTLRSKTDKTAVAKYDRYQKTDANIVQRVHKIAENYDVTMTQVALAWQFAKGVASPIIGATKTQYLDDAVGALKINLTQEDVTYLEELYVPHPIVGAL, encoded by the coding sequence ATGGATTACATAAAACTTGGCACGTCTAACATTGAAGTGTCTCGGTTTTGTTTAGGGTGTATGAGTTTTGGCGATCCGGCCAGTCAAATGCATGCATGGACACTTAATCCTGATCAAAGTGAGAGCATTATTAAACATGCCCTTGATTTAGGCATCAATTTTATTGATACCGCAAATACTTACTCTGCTGGTACGAGTGAGGAATATGTAGGACGTGCAATTAAAAAAAATATTGCCCGAGACAAAGTCGTTATCGCCACAAAAGTTTATTTTAATGAAGGTCACCTTTCCAAAAAAGCGATCGAAACAGAGATCGATGGATCACTTAAACGTCTTGGTACCGATTACGTGGATTTGTATATTATCCACCGTTTTGACTACAGCACGCTGATAGATGAAACCATGGAAACATTACATAATTTGGTTAAAGTAGGAAAAGTTCGTGCATTAGGTGCGTCAGCGATGTATGGTTATCAATTTCATAATATGCAATTAGTGGCTAAGCAAAATCACTGGACGCAGTTTGTTTCTATGCAAAATCATTATAATTTATTGTACCGGGAAGATGAACGTGAACTCATTCCCGTTTGCAAACAATTTAATGTTTCATTAACGCCATATAGCCCTTTAGCCGCGGGCAGATTATCACGTTTAGAATGGCAGACTGATACATTACGCAGCAAAACCGATAAAACCGCGGTTGCTAAATATGACCGTTACCAAAAAACAGATGCCAACATTGTACAAAGAGTACATAAAATTGCTGAAAATTATGATGTCACTATGACACAAGTGGCTTTAGCATGGCAGTTTGCTAAAGGCGTCGCATCACCTATAATTGGTGCAACGAAAACTCAATATCTAGACGATGCAGTAGGAGCATTGAAGATTAATTTAACTCAAGAAGATGTCACTTATCTTGAGGAACTTTATGTGCCACATCCTATCGTAGGCGCTTTATAA
- a CDS encoding LysR family transcriptional regulator, with product MYNFNELNYFITIAQTNSFVKAAKSLHVSSSALSHSIRNLENRLDLRLFNRTTRSMSLTEAGEQLFKQIAPLFKSINDEVNALANFLDTPSGTIRINATNLAVETILYPKLRDFLIQYPQIKIEIQADNNWVDIVEQGFDMGCRIGNDLAKDMVAVKISEPLKMALVASPDYLKNTTKPKKINELDCHKLIGLKISSHHGVELSWEFNDYGNTVIYQPSSQLVLNNHLRKQAALDGLGITWVGRREVEKELAEGTLVELLTDFAITYEPFYIYYPSRKGHSNVFKLVLEALKD from the coding sequence ATGTATAACTTTAATGAACTGAATTATTTTATCACCATCGCCCAGACAAATAGTTTTGTAAAAGCGGCAAAGTCTCTGCATGTCTCATCATCGGCACTGAGTCATAGTATACGTAATTTAGAAAACCGCCTTGATTTACGATTATTTAATCGTACAACCAGAAGTATGTCATTGACCGAAGCAGGTGAACAATTATTTAAACAAATTGCACCATTATTCAAGTCCATTAATGATGAAGTCAATGCTTTAGCGAATTTTCTTGATACACCCTCGGGAACCATTAGAATTAATGCAACCAATCTTGCCGTAGAAACGATTCTATATCCCAAATTACGCGACTTTTTAATTCAATATCCTCAAATAAAGATTGAAATTCAAGCTGACAATAATTGGGTGGATATTGTTGAACAAGGTTTTGATATGGGGTGCCGTATAGGTAACGATCTAGCTAAAGATATGGTTGCGGTAAAAATATCAGAACCGTTGAAAATGGCATTAGTTGCCAGCCCAGATTATTTAAAAAACACAACAAAACCCAAAAAAATTAATGAATTAGATTGCCATAAATTGATAGGATTAAAGATCTCTTCTCATCATGGTGTAGAATTATCATGGGAATTTAACGACTATGGCAACACTGTGATTTATCAGCCTTCTTCACAATTAGTTCTTAATAATCATCTTCGCAAACAGGCTGCATTAGACGGTTTAGGTATTACTTGGGTCGGTCGGCGAGAAGTTGAGAAAGAATTAGCTGAAGGAACTTTAGTTGAATTATTAACGGATTTTGCCATCACTTATGAACCTTTTTATATCTATTATCCCAGTCGAAAAGGTCATTCAAATGTATTCAAACTTGTGTTAGAAGCATTGAAAGACTAA
- a CDS encoding MurR/RpiR family transcriptional regulator yields the protein MINLKLREVKNDLSLKELEVAQYIMIHSQAVKNMSIQTLAKLNHVSTSTILRLCNKLGYSGFSDFKIDLISSSPQKLSSDILQDDINLNDTLQDVNRKVQAMEKSSIDETHSMVNLKAFDNAIDLIIASKKIVIFGVGSSGLVGKELEYQLIKIKKNVNCHFDAHISRNIVSTLGKNDLIIIISHSGETPECVELLKLAENLKVASIAITKMGQSQISSLANIVLHTTSMEHASRLIPIRSKISQISVMNMLLTNLFIRKYDEHLLEQTQSREKRKYPHHK from the coding sequence ATGATTAATTTGAAACTCAGGGAAGTAAAAAATGATCTGTCGTTAAAAGAATTAGAAGTTGCACAGTACATTATGATCCATTCTCAAGCTGTAAAAAATATGAGTATTCAAACTTTAGCAAAACTCAACCATGTTAGTACCAGCACAATTTTAAGATTATGCAACAAACTGGGTTACAGTGGATTTAGCGATTTTAAAATTGATCTTATTTCGTCATCACCTCAAAAATTAAGTTCCGATATTTTACAAGATGATATTAATCTTAATGACACCTTGCAAGATGTGAATAGAAAAGTTCAGGCTATGGAAAAATCCTCTATCGATGAGACACACTCAATGGTAAATCTTAAAGCATTCGATAATGCTATTGATTTGATTATAGCAAGTAAAAAAATCGTTATTTTTGGTGTGGGCAGCAGCGGTTTAGTTGGAAAAGAATTGGAATATCAACTCATTAAAATCAAAAAAAATGTTAACTGTCATTTTGACGCGCACATCAGCCGAAATATTGTCAGCACACTTGGTAAAAATGATTTGATCATTATTATTTCTCATTCAGGCGAAACACCTGAATGCGTGGAATTATTAAAACTGGCTGAAAATTTAAAAGTGGCATCCATTGCCATCACTAAAATGGGGCAAAGTCAGATATCGTCCTTAGCGAACATTGTTTTACATACTACCTCAATGGAGCATGCTTCTCGACTGATTCCTATTCGCTCTAAAATTTCGCAAATATCGGTTATGAATATGTTACTGACCAATTTATTTATCAGAAAATACGATGAGCATTTGCTTGAGCAAACGCAAAGTCGCGAAAAACGTAAATATCCCCATCATAAATAA
- a CDS encoding PTS sugar transporter subunit IIA, producing the protein MERQLPIILASHGPFAQGALECAQMLMGQQQDIEVITVFVDSNIDLLRQQMAESYQRLNKGDGVIILVDLMGGTPCNLAGELLIQHGNVLLFSGFNIPVLLEVLNHRAGSLNDVKSAIEEVFSQSCVDVAQVLNSQREQFADL; encoded by the coding sequence ATGGAACGACAATTACCCATTATTTTAGCCAGTCATGGACCCTTTGCTCAAGGCGCGCTTGAGTGTGCTCAAATGCTTATGGGACAACAGCAAGACATCGAAGTAATAACAGTTTTCGTCGATAGCAATATCGATCTTCTTCGGCAACAGATGGCAGAAAGTTATCAGCGCCTAAATAAAGGTGACGGTGTTATTATTCTTGTAGATCTCATGGGCGGCACACCATGTAATCTTGCTGGTGAACTTTTAATACAACATGGTAATGTACTACTCTTTAGTGGATTCAACATTCCAGTATTGCTTGAAGTTCTAAATCATCGAGCAGGCTCCCTTAACGACGTTAAATCTGCCATTGAAGAAGTTTTTTCGCAAAGCTGTGTTGACGTTGCGCAAGTACTGAATTCACAACGTGAACAATTTGCTGATTTGTAA
- a CDS encoding PTS system mannose/fructose/N-acetylgalactosamine-transporter subunit IIB — MPIHVARIDDRLIHGQVITTWVKNYNIEQVLIINDKVANDKVQQSVLTMSAPPELKVLVFGVQQFIEILKKTPIKKRTMLLFTNSIDVNTLVSEGLEIEKLNVGGMRMQEGRHQLSRAVSVTPEEEQAFKSLIEKNVIVEVQMVPKDPVVLLNTLIN; from the coding sequence ATGCCAATTCATGTAGCAAGAATCGACGATCGTCTTATTCACGGACAAGTTATCACCACTTGGGTAAAAAACTACAATATAGAACAAGTCCTGATTATTAACGATAAAGTGGCTAACGATAAAGTTCAACAATCGGTATTAACCATGTCTGCCCCACCAGAATTAAAAGTGTTAGTTTTTGGCGTTCAACAATTTATTGAAATCCTCAAAAAAACGCCTATCAAAAAACGGACTATGTTATTGTTCACCAACAGCATTGATGTCAATACGCTTGTATCAGAAGGATTAGAGATCGAAAAGCTCAACGTGGGAGGTATGCGTATGCAAGAAGGACGCCATCAATTATCACGAGCTGTTTCCGTCACACCTGAAGAAGAACAAGCATTCAAAAGTCTCATTGAAAAAAATGTGATTGTTGAGGTTCAAATGGTTCCCAAAGATCCAGTTGTTTTGCTCAATACACTGATTAATTAA
- a CDS encoding PTS mannose/fructose/sorbose/N-acetylgalactosamine transporter subunit IIC — MLTQAIFVAIWAGICSLDDVGPQMLRRPLLTGTIAGIIMGDLIQGLAISATLELMWMGIGNVGAYSAPDIVAGSIIGVSLGIATQGGIAAGVALALPVSILCQQLLIVWRSFACFLNPWAEKSIQNGSYKGLVKIHYFSSPVWFLIRAVPCFLAIYFGSDLIKTILDAIPKDIITGMGVASKLIPAVGICILLLMLLKGTMWFFFLLGFVLTSYLKLPIIPITFIALAFAVLYDMAFMAGKKNENSSSKTEDKSTVNNNIAVEEEYDL, encoded by the coding sequence ATGTTAACACAGGCTATTTTTGTCGCCATATGGGCGGGAATTTGTTCATTGGATGACGTTGGTCCACAAATGTTACGTAGACCATTATTAACAGGAACTATAGCTGGCATTATTATGGGCGATCTGATTCAAGGACTTGCAATCAGTGCCACACTTGAACTTATGTGGATGGGTATTGGTAACGTGGGTGCTTATTCAGCACCCGATATTGTTGCAGGCTCAATAATTGGTGTATCGTTAGGCATTGCGACTCAAGGTGGAATTGCTGCGGGTGTTGCATTAGCGCTTCCTGTTTCAATACTTTGCCAACAGTTGTTAATTGTTTGGCGATCTTTTGCCTGTTTCCTAAATCCATGGGCAGAAAAAAGTATACAAAATGGCAGTTATAAGGGATTGGTCAAAATTCATTACTTTTCTTCACCAGTTTGGTTTCTAATTCGAGCTGTACCTTGCTTCTTAGCAATCTATTTTGGCAGCGATCTTATCAAAACCATTTTAGACGCTATTCCAAAAGATATCATTACTGGCATGGGCGTTGCGTCAAAATTAATTCCTGCTGTGGGTATCTGTATTTTATTACTGATGCTTTTAAAAGGCACCATGTGGTTTTTCTTTTTACTTGGTTTTGTATTAACCAGTTATCTTAAATTACCGATTATCCCGATTACATTTATAGCACTGGCGTTTGCGGTTTTGTATGACATGGCGTTTATGGCTGGTAAAAAGAATGAAAATTCAAGTAGTAAAACAGAGGATAAATCTACAGTCAATAATAATATTGCAGTTGAAGAGGAATACGATCTATGA
- a CDS encoding PTS system mannose/fructose/sorbose family transporter subunit IID codes for MNNDKKITKKDLNRVFWRIQTIPFSFNYEKLQTIGFAHCMIPILDRLYKDADKETRIRAMKRHFEFFNTQVNAGALILGVTAAMEEKTTEEEKDAVISLKAGLMGPFAGLGDSLLKFTWMPICGSIGAAFALQGNVIGPILMFFIYNLVNIFTKYFFVHYGYNKGVDLIEQSKNSNIIQRISNLANVVGVMVLGSLIATTVKVSTPLLIEVGEQTIKVQDMFDKVMPNLLTILFALGVFYLVKKFQGKYTVSLIIAVMVIGVILSMLGILH; via the coding sequence ATGAATAACGACAAGAAAATTACTAAAAAAGATCTTAATCGTGTCTTTTGGCGTATACAAACCATACCTTTTTCTTTTAATTATGAAAAATTACAAACCATCGGTTTTGCTCATTGCATGATCCCTATTTTAGATCGACTGTATAAAGATGCGGATAAAGAAACACGCATCCGAGCTATGAAACGTCACTTTGAGTTTTTTAATACCCAAGTTAACGCAGGCGCATTGATATTAGGTGTTACCGCTGCCATGGAAGAAAAAACTACAGAAGAAGAAAAAGATGCGGTGATTTCTTTAAAAGCGGGTTTAATGGGACCTTTTGCAGGATTGGGCGATAGCTTATTAAAATTCACTTGGATGCCAATTTGCGGCAGCATTGGTGCTGCCTTTGCTTTACAAGGTAACGTGATTGGGCCGATCTTGATGTTCTTTATTTATAATTTAGTCAATATTTTTACCAAATATTTCTTTGTACATTATGGCTATAATAAAGGGGTTGATCTTATCGAGCAATCCAAAAATTCAAATATTATTCAAAGAATTAGCAATTTAGCCAATGTAGTTGGTGTTATGGTGCTCGGATCCTTAATTGCCACAACAGTAAAAGTATCAACGCCCCTATTAATAGAAGTGGGGGAACAAACAATCAAAGTACAAGATATGTTTGATAAAGTTATGCCAAATTTATTAACTATCCTTTTTGCATTAGGGGTGTTTTATTTGGTCAAAAAATTCCAAGGAAAATATACCGTTTCATTGATTATAGCGGTGATGGTAATTGGGGTCATTCTTTCGATGTTGGGTATACTACATTAA